The following nucleotide sequence is from Nitrospirota bacterium.
GCAACCAGCGTCACCTGGGCGAATCCCTCTGCGATAACCTACGGCACTGCGCTGAGCGGCACTCAGCTGAATGCCACGCCGAGCGTCGCCGGCAATCTTGTATATACGCCGGCCTCGGGTACTATCCTGAATGCCGGAACCAACCAGACCCTTTCGGTCACGTTCACGCCGAATGACACGGCCAACTATACGGGATCGTCTGCGAACGTGCAGATCACGGTTGCGACGCGTCCTATCACGGTTACCGCTGATGCCAAGACCAAGGTTTATGGCGCAGTCGATCCTGCCTTGACCTATCAGATCACGAGCGGCAGCCTGGTCGGCAGCGATACGCTTTCGGGTGCACTGACCCGCGCTGCAGGCGAGAATGTTGGCAATTACGCGATCCAATTGGGCTCGCTTACAAACAGCAACTACCAGATCACGTTTGTCAGCGCCAATCTGAGCATCACGGCCAAGCCCATTACGGTTACGGCTGATGCCAAGACCAAGGTGTATGGCGCAAGTGATCCCGCGTTCACCTACACGACAAGCGGTCTGGTAGGCTCCGACACGCTTTCTGGCGCGCTGACCCGCGTTACAGGCGAGGCCATCGGCACTTACGCGATCCAACAGGGATCGCTTGCCAACAGCAACTACCAGATCACGTTTAACACTGCAAACCTGACTATCACTGTGCGGCCCATTACGGTTACGGCCGATGCCAAGACCAAGACCTACGGCGCGAGCGACCCAGCGCTGACCTACACGATCACGAGCGGCAGCCTCGCAGGCAGCGACACTCTTTCGGGCGCGCTGACCCGCGTCGCAGGCGAGACCGTCGGCACTTACGCGATCCAGCAGGGGTCTCTTTCCGCCGGCAGCAATTATGCCCTCACCTATGTCGGCGCCAACCTGAGTATCACCGCCCGGCTCATTACCGTCAGTGCTGATGCCAAGAGCAAGGTCTTTGGAGCGAGTGATCCTGCCCTGACCTACACGATCACGAGCGGCAGCCTGATAAACGGCGACAGCTTCACCGGCGCTTTGACCCGTGTGGGAGGCGAGAACGTTGGAACCTACGCGATCCAGCAAGGATCGCTCAGTGCCGGCATCAACTATGTGATAACGTACAACGGCGCCAACCTGACCATTACCAAGGCAGACCAGACGATTACCTTCAGTCTTCAGTCGACGGCGACAGTTGGCGATCCTCCCATCACGCTTACTGCCACAGCGAGCAGCGGCCTTGCCGTGACCTACAGCAGCGATAATACGGACGTTGCGGCCATCAGCGGCAATACTGTGGTGATCATGGGAGCAGGCACAGCAAATATCACCGCCTCGCAGGCCGGAAACGGCAACTACAATGCGGCACCGAATGTTGTACAGCCCCTGAACGTGAGTGGTCCGTAACCTGAAGCAATAAGCGCCGGTGCGTTAACAGCATCGGCGACATTGTCAGGAATACCGATT
It contains:
- a CDS encoding MBG domain-containing protein; amino-acid sequence: ATSVTWANPSAITYGTALSGTQLNATPSVAGNLVYTPASGTILNAGTNQTLSVTFTPNDTANYTGSSANVQITVATRPITVTADAKTKVYGAVDPALTYQITSGSLVGSDTLSGALTRAAGENVGNYAIQLGSLTNSNYQITFVSANLSITAKPITVTADAKTKVYGASDPAFTYTTSGLVGSDTLSGALTRVTGEAIGTYAIQQGSLANSNYQITFNTANLTITVRPITVTADAKTKTYGASDPALTYTITSGSLAGSDTLSGALTRVAGETVGTYAIQQGSLSAGSNYALTYVGANLSITARLITVSADAKSKVFGASDPALTYTITSGSLINGDSFTGALTRVGGENVGTYAIQQGSLSAGINYVITYNGANLTITKADQTITFSLQSTATVGDPPITLTATASSGLAVTYSSDNTDVAAISGNTVVIMGAGTANITASQAGNGNYNAAPNVVQPLNVSGP